One region of Daphnia pulicaria isolate SC F1-1A chromosome 7, SC_F0-13Bv2, whole genome shotgun sequence genomic DNA includes:
- the LOC124351176 gene encoding homeobox protein Nkx-6.1-like: MPSGVRLADPVALGITTCSNSDVSLNNPNSSIDTFSCAKPLDLATNTKIALNESFTSSDDSVKMGCSENIDSSSCSSSPITRDSPTDLSQKESSSGLSNQQQHMLPVRDDREGISSPSVNHNLFFSRSVDRISPIEGSLPGFRSYSANHDPPEFQSMHSALQICSPQHGLPSFHYIPRLTSFPLAPTSSKHPMALSSPVVVPPATTQKLGKTVEAFDISSKVNQHVRPVEISKSPSLLLEPVNTTPTEENSSVSATPHGIENILNRPLPRPALVMSPVSQQCHQQSCSSNTPQFQSSFLGLPRSQIALDFSSGVNSIGLHSPNFPGIYWPTLQSFIDNPGLQTLRDRLKRNDSEELNCRLEQDSKKKHTRPTFSGQQIFALEKTFEQTKYLAGPERAKLAYGLNMSESQVKVWFQNRRTKWRKKHAAELATAKKRQEEAEVVNDDLFDDEEIYTDDSVDVKQK, encoded by the exons ATGCCAAGTGGCGTCAGATTGGCTGATCCCGTCGCACTTGGAATCACGACTTGTAGTAATTCTGACGTCAGTTTAAATAACCCCAACAGTTCGATCGACACCTTCTCCTGTGCAAAGCCCCTGGACCTAGCAACCAATACTAAAATTGCTTTGAATGAATCTTTCACCTCGTCGGACGACAGCGTGAAAATGGGCTGCTCGGAGAATATCGACTCGTCAAGTTGTAGCTCCAGCCCAATCACCCGAGACTCTCCAACCGATTTAAGTCAAAAGGAATCATCATCAGGTCTCTCCAATCAGCAACAGCACATGTTACCAGTTCGAGACGACCGGGAAGGCATCAGCAGTCCATCAGTTAACCACAACTTATTCTTTTCCCGCTCAGTCGATCGAATTTCACCGATCGAAGGCTCTCTGCCTGGATTCCGATCTTACAGTGCCAATCACGATCCTCCTGAATTCCAGTCTATGCATTCCGCTCTGCAGATCTGTTCGCCGCAACATGGTCTCCCGAGTTTCCACTACATTCCGCGATTAACGTCTTTCCCGTTGGCGCCTACTTCTTCCAAACATCCGATGGCTCTTTCGTCCCCGGTTGTCGTACCGCCGGCCACCACTCAGAAGTTGGGCAAAACCGTCGAAGCATTTGATATTTCCTCGAAGGTAAATCAGCACGTGCGTCCCGTAGAGATTTCCAAGTCGCCGTCGCTGCTGTTGGAACCGGTGAACACTACGCCGACCGAAGAGAATTCCTCGGTTTCGGCAACACCTCACGGGAtcgaaaacattttgaatcgACCACTGCCGCGGCCGGCCCTTGTGATGTCGCCGGTGTCTCAACAGTGCCACCAGCAATCGTGTTCGAGTAATACCCCCCAATTCCAGTCATCCTTCCTTGGATTACCAAGGAGCCAAATAGCGTTGGATTTCTCGAGCGGAGTCAACAGCATAGGTCTGCACTCACCgaatttcccaggaatttaCTGGCCGACTTTGCAGTCGTTCATCGATAACCCTGGACTGCAAACGTTAAGAGACCGTTTAAAAAGAA ATGATTCTGAAGAACTCAATTGCCGCTTGGAACAAGattcaaagaagaaacacaCGCGGCCAACCTTTAGCGGCCAACAAATCTTCGCCCTGGAGAAAACGTTCGAACAGACGAAATATTTGGCGGGTCCCGAACGAGCGAAACTTGCCTATGGACTCAACATGTCGGAATCTCAAGTCAAG GTTTGGTTTCAAAATCGGCGGACAAAGTGGCGTAAGAAACATGCGGCCGAGTTGGCAACCGCCAAAAAGCGCCAGGAAGAAGCCGAGGTTGTGAACGACGACCTCTTTGATGACGAGGAAATCTACACTGACGATTCGGTTgatgtgaaacaaaaatga
- the LOC124349227 gene encoding neuralized-like protein 4 — translation MAEEPSSCIISSVPLQQQFHSIHGTLVQLSENGFSAFRLRPSHEFNQGLVFSSRSLKDEQVFEVRIDRKVHSWTGSLQIGITTQDPATFHPAPPPNALDIVNKSWVLSGCNLFENGKIIVEDYGPNLDELSEGDRVGVMRTSEGDLVFYVNSFAQGVAVSGIPQTIYAVVDLYGKCVQVSMINHSETHSLPRPLLTLSSVMMDSNQVNQEEESCSTASTPSGALQDRLRFHHRCGTMVKLSAGQRTGERRRPLDEFNNGVVMTQRPLLPDELFEIRIDSLVDKWSGSIEVGITTHNPAALDFPSTMTNLRSGTIMMSGCGILTNGKGTRREYGQCNLDELGEGDRIGLIRKTNGDLHFYVNGRDQGVAASNVPNPVWGVVDLYGRTVRVSLIDREDAVKPPTNEAEEDAPVVVEQLQFHTRCGLHAAVVNGGTTGHRPNAQSDFNHGVVLTSRPLRPDELFEVVLDKVVLKWAGSIEIGVTTQRPEELDFPATMTNVRSGTWMMTGNGVMHNGLTILDDYGTSLDRLGSGDRVGVIRRSNGVLHFFVNGEDQGPAAGNVPEKVYGVVDLYGQAAQVSIVSPSPATPLTDSSPYPSYLYPAPSHLLAPLVSPTSLADSTYALPTSSSSTSASSTLIHTDLSFHRLHGRNTTLSSNCLTASRPNALSEFNDAICITSRPLRPGEVFEVMIEKLVERWSGSLELGVTSIRPENLDFPSTMTDITYGTWMLSGSSVMQDGTITRNGYPLDLDALQEGNRVGLLRHADGSLHYYLNDQDQGAACWGVPQDLYAVIDLYGQCAQVSLVHRPLQVSGIPTNQQEGDATPMDSTASEPRCIQPHRHRISPYCGRAVTLSDDGRTAKREDKDFENGLVFSLLPLQPEESFDVSIDTVSQRWAGSLAVGLTTFHPQEGAVIPSSLSGLESSWYISSSSVFQSGRKILASCLPMEHLAVGDVVSIRRTVESTLHFAVNGRDLSVCVRNIPHGAYVVMDLHGMIQSVSVKSIGKLGSLPESLATTPAVLATNSLPTAGGALPLSLSQLALREAMQGIQSALSSRFGSAFSHQQRFHDHHGRNVVLKNNGQTAQRTASYNQGLVYSKDPLIPGGCFQVKIEQLDERWTGSLMLGVTSIPPEKMPSTPPTCALLLKRPSWVISGRTLHQGGRKIRSDLKFDLNELRVGQSAGVHLSQTGHLHVLIDGIDCGSVAWIGTSESLFAVVDLYGQTTEMSTVSVRSASTTTSTPTTQPALNEEKALRESSNTEKSLTGVRNYSQRSCRYKQSCSRFVHLMGLPDAYLEGEGSVCGCVQCFHEEEGTSDKVDEEMKGWCRWTVRNRRQVDKKDGPGINEKWQTAYHQTRPCVVRRILDEGHLLSPDLNVWQRTKAARRSSKGNDGESNGQLLFSPTLQPASLAPIAELYDPILKKNQHGQVVLQVLVQPGSYKVRRATSPLNGPAPTVPTTNTVGSVTCSPDPTHQQQLLNPPADTTAITDEDPAILWYTKERGAAIVQALLIRLDETASAST, via the exons ATGGCGGAGGAGCCGTCCAGCTGCATAATATCTTCCGTCCCGCTGCAGCAACAGTTTCACTCAATCCATGGAACTTTAGTTCAGCTATCGGAGAACGGCTTTTCAGCCTTCCGTCTCCGTCCTAGTCACGAATTCAACCAAGGGCTGGTTTTCTCCAGTCGGTCGTTAAAGGACGAGCAGGTCTTTGAAGTCCGGATCGACCGCAAg GTTCACTCATGGACAGGTAGTCTACAAATTGGAATTACCACACAAGATCCAGCTACCTTCCACCCCGCCCCTCCTCCAAATGCCCTAGATATTGTCAATAAATCATGG GTTTTGTCTGGATGCAATCTGTTTGAAAATGGTAAAATTATCGTAGAAGACTATGGCCCAAATTTGGATGAATTGAGTGAGGGAGACCGAGTTGGTGTAATGCGCACCTCAGAA GGAGATTTGGTTTTCTATGTTAATTCATTTGCTCAAGGAGTAGCTGTCTCAGGCATCCCTCAAACTATTTATGCTGTTGTCGATCTTTATGGCAAATGTGTTCAGGTTTCTATGATTAACCATAGTGAGACTCATTCACTACCTAGGCCATTATTAA CTTTGAGTTCAGTTATGATGGATAGCAATCAAGTAAATCAGGAAGAAGAATCTTGTAGTACTGCGAGTACACCAAGCGGTGCACTTCAGGATCGATTGCGGTTTCATCATCGGTGTGGCACAATGGTGAAACTTTCGGCTGGACAACGAACTGGCGAACGCAGGCGACCGCTAGACGAGTTTAATAACG GCGTAGTCATGACCCAACGTCCTCTTCTACCTGACGAGCTCTTTGAGATTCGTATCGATAGTTTAGTAGACAAATGGTCTGGCTCTATCGAGGTTGGAATTACAACTCATAACCCAGCTGCTCTGGACTTTCCTTCTACTATGACCAATCTTCGCAGCGGAACG ATTATGATGTCTGGCTGTGGAATCTTGACCAATGGCAAAGGGACCCGTCGTGAGTACGGCCAATGCAACTTGGACGAGTTAGGCGAAGGGGACCGGATCGGACTCATACGCAAGACAAACGGGGATCTGCATTTTTACGTCAATGGTCGTGACCAGGGCGTTGCCGCGTCCAATGTACCAAATCCTGTGTGGGGTGTTGTGGATCTCTACGGACGGACAGTCAGag TTTCACTGATTGACCGGGAAGACGCCGTTAAACCTCCAACAAATGAGGCAGAAGAAGATGCTCCTGTGGTGGTGGAACAACTGCAGTTTCATACGCGGTGCGGTCTACACGCAGCTGTTGTGAATGGTGGAACGACAGGACATCGACCGAACGCACAAAGTGACTTTAATCACGGTGTCGTGTTGACTAGCCGACCTTTGAGGCCAGACGAATTGTTCGAAGTAGTGTTGGACAAAGTGGTTCTCAAATGGGCGGGTTCCATCGAGATTGGTGTCACGACTCAACGCCCCGAGGAGCTCGACTTTCCTGCCACAATGACCAACGTCCGTTCAGGCACTTGGATGATGACCGGCAACGGCGTGATGCACAATGGACTAACTATTTTGGACGATTATGGAACTTCGCTCGACCGTCTGGGCTCGGGAGATCGGGTCGGTGTGATACGACGTTCGAATGGGGTTTTACACTTCTTCGTCAACGGCGAAGATCAAGGTCCAGCGGCCGGCAATGTTCCAGAAAAGGTTTACGGAGTCGTGGATTTGTACGGCCAAGCAGCCCAAGTATCCATCGTCTCTCCTTCCCCGGCCACTCCGCTAACTGATTCTTCTCCCTATCCGTCCTATCTCTATCCGGCACCGTCTCATCTTCTGGCCCCCTTGGTTTCTCCCACCTCTTTGGCTGACTCCACGTACGCCCTCCCCACTTCATCGTCTTCTACTTCGGCGTCGTCAACGCTCATCCACACGGATTTAAGCTTTCACAGGTTACACGGCCGCAACACGACCTTGTCTAGCAATTGCCTTACGGCGAGTAGACCCAACGCGTTGTCAGAATTCAACGATGCCATCTGCATTACATCAAGGCCCTTGAGACCGGGGGAGGTGTTTGAAGTGATGATCGAAAAACTAGTTGAAAGGTGGTCTGGATCACTTGAACTTGGCGTAACATCCATCCGCCCTGAAAATTTGGATTTCCCTTCGACAATGACGGACATCACTTACGGAACGTGGATGCTCAGCGGTTCATCAGTGATGCAG gaTGGGACCATTACTCGAAACGGTTATCCACTCGACTTGGACGCTTTACAAGAAGGGAATCGAGTTGGGTTATTGCGCCATGCTGACGGAAGTTTACACTACTACCTGAACGACCAAGATCAAGGAGCAGCATGCTGGGGCGTGCCCCAGGATCTTTATGCCGTCATTGATTTGTATGGACAGTGCGCCCAAGTTTCGCTGGTGCACCGACCCCTTCAAGTATCCGGTATACCCACCAACCAACAGGAGGGAGATGCTACTCCAATGGACTCGACCGCCAGTGAACCAAGATGCATCCAGCCGCATCGTCATCGTATCTCACCTTATTGTGGTCGGGCTGTCACTCTATCAGACGATGGTCGAACGGCCAAACGCGAAGATAAGGATTTCGAGAATGGGCTGGTGTTCAGCTTATTGCCGCTGCAACCGGAAGAGTCGTTTGATGTGAGCATCGATACCGTATCTCAGCGCTGGGCTGGGTCCCTTGCCGTCGGCCTCACTACTTTCCATCCGCAAGAAGGAGCCGTGATTCCTTCAAGTCTAAGTGGTCTGGAGTCTTCGTGGTACATCTCCAGTTCGAGTGTTTTCCAGTCGGGACGCAAAATTCTGGCCTCATGTCTACCCATGGAACATTTGGCCGTTGGGGATGTCGTTAGCATCCGTCGAACGGTGGAATCCACTCTTCATTTCGCTGTGAACGGCAGGGACTTGTCCGTCTGCGTTCGCAACATTCCTCATGGCGCGTACGTTGTGATGGATCTACACGGAATGATTCAGTCT GTGAGTGTCAAAAGCATTGGAAAACTTGGGTCGTTACCGGAATCGCTTGCGACAACTCCAGCCGTTTTGGCAACCAATTCGTTACCAACGGCAGGTGGAGCTCTTCCGTTGTCACTGAGCCAGCTAGCACTGCGCGAAGCGATGCAAGGAATCCAAAGTGCGCTGAGTAGTCGCTTCGGCAGTGCATTCAGTCACCAGCAACGCTTTCACGATCATCACGGTCGCAACGTTGTCTTAAAGAATAACGGCCAGACAGCCCAGCGAACGGCCAGCTACAATCAG GGCCTGGTATATTCTAAGGATCCACTTATACCTGGAGGCTGCTTTCAAGTTAAGATTGAACAATTGGACGAACGTTGGACAGGCTCGTTGATGCTTGGAGTGACGTCAATTCCGCCTGAAAAAATGCCATCGACTCCGCCTACCTGTGCGCTTCTACTTAAGCGACCTAGTTGGGTCATCAGTGGACGGACCCTGCATCAAGGTGGCCGTAAGATACGATCCGACCTCAAGTTTGATTTGAACGAATTGCGAGTTGGTCAGAGCGCCGGTGTTCACTTGAGCCAAACGGGCCACCTGCACGTTCTGATTGACGGAATTGATTGCGGTTCCGTGGCGTGGATTGGAACCAGTGAATCGCTTTTCGCCGTCGTCGATCTTTATGGGCAGACCACAGAAATGTCCACGGTATCCGTGCGCTCAGCTTCAACTACCACCTCGACTCCCACAACTCAGCCGGCCTTGAATGAAGAGAAAGCCTTGCGAGAAAGTTCAAACACGGAAAAGAGTTTGACAGGTGTGAGAAACTACTCTCAGCGTTCCTGTCGCTACAAGCAGAGTTGCTCAAGATTCGTCCATCTAATGGGTCTGCCGGACGCGTATCTCGAGGGCGAGGGAAGTGTCTGTGGCTGCGTTCAATGCTTCCACGAAGAGGAaggcacgtcagacaaggtgGACGAGGAGATGAAGGGTTGGTGTCGCTGGACTGTCAGGAATCGTCGACAAGTGGACAAGAAAGACGGACCTGGCATCAACGAGAAATGGCAAACGGCGTATCATCAAACACGCCCTTGTGTCGTCCGCCGGATCCTGGATGAAGGCCATTTGCTTTCGCCGGATTTGAATGTTTGGCAGAGAACAAAGGCTGCCCGTCGGAGTAGCAAAGGCAACGATGGGGAATCTAATGGACAGCTACTCTTTTCTCCAACTTTACAGCCTGCGTCGTTGGCACCGATTGCAGAACTTTACGACCCAATTCTTAAG aaaaatcaacatgGTCAGGTGGTTTTACAAGTGCTCGTCCAGCCGGGATCCTACAAAGTCCGGAGGGCAACCAGTCCTCTCAACGGTCCAGCGCCGACAGTCCCGACCACCAATACAGTGGGATCAGTGACTTGTAGTCCAGATCCAACTCATCAACAACAGTTGCTGAATCCACCGGCAGACACGACCGCAATAACGGATGAAGACCCAGCCATTTTATGGTACACCAAGGAACGGGGAGCTGCTATTGTACAGGCGCTCTTGATCAGATTAGACGAAACTGCCTCGGCTTCGACCTGA
- the LOC124349231 gene encoding DNA-directed RNA polymerase III subunit RPC7-like isoform X2, producing MGGRGRGRGNAVSFNIEQLGFGRGEAGPVSVTQPPPLFPSLENRPLPLIKDVENEYILVTQKDLSTRMRNSPFYLKHSENTSYEKELPVLWNRMPAELRDDTFTKRLATGKSKVTLNAKRKKVEDPDKIFAKLEKKERNESEGDGDGDGKEDEDDQDKSDDEKVEMEDDVVEDEDEEMDKDTDYANNYFENGEGYLDDEEGQDDGEAQF from the exons ATGGGTGGAAGAGGACGAGGGAGAGGAAATGCGGTTTCCTTTAACATTGAGCAATTGGGATTTGGTAGAGGTGAAGCAGGTCCAGTTTCTGTTACTCAACCTCCTCCACTATTCCCCTCTCTAG AAAACAGGCCTCTTCCATTAATTAAAGATGTGGAAAATGAGTATATACTGGTTACCCAAAAGGATTTGAGCACAAGAATGAGGAACTCACCGTTTTACTTGAAACACTCAGAAAA CACATCTTATGAAAAAGAGCTACCTGTTCTCTGGAATCGAATGCCTGCTGAACTTAGGGATGATACTTTCACTAAGAGGTTAGCAACTGGCAAGTCTAAAGTCACTCTGAATGCTAAAAGGAAGAAAGTTGAAGACCCTGATAAAATTTTTGCCAAgcttgaaaagaaagaaagaaatgaaagtgaAGGGGATGGGGATGGAG ATgggaaagaagatgaagacgatCAAGATAAATCAGATGATGAGAAAGTGGAAATGGAAGATGATGTTgtggaagatgaagatgaagaaatggaTAAAGATACAGACTATgctaataattattttgaaaacggTGAAGGTTATTTGGATGATGAAGAAGGCCAAGATGATGGAGAAGCCCAGTTCTAG
- the LOC124349228 gene encoding 2',5'-phosphodiesterase 12-like, whose amino-acid sequence MLSRTYGAFRLIYRRASSAVNSLLSQEDTRNSTMKAYCRTKSEDRVDIQFQYVDPVIGLDRWFNFNRSMDDNVQQIKERIVTNIDKACLKYKKKKLKKLPTDPLDELKLEVQLLQGCEIIGPEVTCRNLLVMPDVVIAVNGQLYHLDVDPPTVKTLKLPTSIMAGYQVYLSKFEVEYCITRECELIWYKSHEPVNVIPEDSSETWVQVGTGFSYSTSNSDIGSWLKVKCIPRNSSRVGLPECAISSQVVEAGPGQCPFDIRHNFTKESMGNTGFRVVTYNILADLYTDSEYTRKVLHPYCPPYALAIDYRKQLILKELIGYNADIICLQEVDGKVFDSDLKPIFSSLGFGAEFSKKGGQVSEGMTCLFNTSKFRLVESCSHILAEELPKNPLVNDLWEAVQKNEDLSKRIIDRTTSCHLLVLESLFNGKRVVVANTHLYFHPNADHIRLLQSCVALRLAQNLRNCQLELGKEVSLLFCGDFNSTPGSGVFELMTLQHIDHDNEAWSSKPEEAVRDLSLHNPIVMETACGTPPFTNYTSGFSGCLDYIFFEKSKLVVEQVVPLPSLEEVTRHCALPSIVFPSDHIALIADLKWV is encoded by the exons ATGTTGAGCAGAACATATGGTGCCTTCCGTTTAATTTATAGAAGAGCAAGTAGTGCTGTCAACTCTCTTTTGAGTCAAGAAGACACAAGAAATTCCACCATGAAAGCATATTGTAGAACCAAGAGTGAAGATCGTGTGGATATTCAGTTTCAATATGTAGATCCTGTTATAGGGTTGGACCGTTGGTTCAATTTCAATAGATCAATGGATGATAATGTGcaacaaattaaagaaagaattGTTACAAATATTGACAAGGCTTGCTTAAagtacaagaaaaagaaactgaagaaGTTGCCTACAGATCCCTTGGATGAGTTGAAGTTAGAAGTCCAACTGTTGCAGGGTTGTGAAATAATAGGTCCAGAGGTGACTTGTAGAAATTTACTTGTCATGCCAGATGTTGTAATTGCAGTAAATGGTCAATTATACCATTTAGATGTTGACCCTCCTACAGTAAAAACTCTCAAGCTCCCTACTTCAATTATGGCAGGGTATCAAGTTTATCTAAGCAAATTTGAAGTAGAGTATTGTATAACACGTGAATGTGAACTAATTTGGTACAAGAGCCATGAGCCTGTAAATGTCATCCCAGAAGATAGTTCTGAAACTTGGGTTCAAGTTGGAACAGGATTCTCCTACTCTACTTCAAACTCAGACATTGGCAGCTGGCTCAAAGTAAAATGCATTCCAAGGAATTCATCTAGAGTAGGATTGCCTGAATGTGCAATCTCTTCCCAAGTAGTCGAAGCTGGACCTGGCCAGTGTCCTTTTGACATCCGTCAcaattttacaaaagaatCAATGGGCAATACAGG TTTTCGAGTAGTGACCTACAATATCCTTGCCGATCTATACACCGATTCTGAATATACACGTAAAGTTCTTCACCCCTACTGTCCTCCATACGCGTTGGCAATTGACTATCGAAAGCAACTTAtcttaaaagaattaattg gatACAATGCTGATATAATCTGTCTCCAAGAAGTTGATGGTAAAGTCTTTGATTCAGATTTGAAACCTATTTTCTCTTCATTGGGTTTCGGAGCTGAATTCAGCAAAAAAGGTGGACAAGTGAGTGAAGGAATGACATGTTTATTCAATACGTCCAAATTTCGGCTGGTTGAATCATGTAGCCATATTTTGGCCGAAGAGTTGCCGAAAAATCCATTAGTTAATGATTTATGGGAAGCTGtgcaaaaaaatgaagatttGTCTAAACGAATCATTGACCGTACTACTTCTTGTCATCTTCTTGTCTTGGAGTCGCTGTTCAACGGTAAACGTGTAGTTGTAGCTAACACGCATCTTTATTTTCACCCAAATGCGGACCACATTCGTCTCCTACAATCATGTGTAGCTCTGCGCTTAGCACAAAATTTGCGAAACTGTCAATTG GAACTTGGAAAAGAAGTCTCCCTTTTATTTTGCGGGGATTTTAATAGTACTCCAGGATCCGGTGTCTTTGAACTGATGACATTACAACACATAGATCATGACAACGAGGCGTGGTCAAGCA AACCAGAAGAAGCAGTGCGGGACTTATCTCTTCATAACCCAATTGTGATGGAAACTGCCTGTGGCACTCCTCCTTTTACTAATTACACTAGTGGATTCAGTGGTTGtcttgactacatttttttcgaaaaatccaAGCTCGTCGTTGAACAg GTTGTCCCCCTTCCCAGTCTAGAGGAAGTTACTCGACACTGTGCGCTCCCCAGTATAGTGTTTCCTTCGGATCATATTGCCTTGATCGCCGACCTCAAATGGGTGTGA
- the LOC124349230 gene encoding pyridoxine-5'-phosphate oxidase-like isoform X2 encodes MRKPYNEKHNTFTEDSLVAKEPIKQFQSWFDVACQTPNILEANAMCLSTASKTGKPSARYVLLKGFDKEGFRFFTNYSSRKGIELEENPFAALTFYWEPLLKSVRIEGAVKKLPAEASDEYFQSRPRSSQIGALLSSQSQAISSRQVLVDDEEKLTKEYADEKNPIPRPDKWGGYVVIPEVIEFWQGQSTRIHDRIRFRRPASSEEPDGVLTHQGDEGWIYERLAP; translated from the exons ATGCGAAAACCTTACAATGAGAAGCACAACACATTCACTGAGGACAGCCTTGTTGCTAAAGAGCCTATAAAACAATTCCAATCATGGTTTGATGTTGCTTGCCAAACACCAAATATTCTTGAAGCAAATGCCATGTGTTTGTCAACAGCTTCCAA aACAGGGAAACCCTCCGCTCGTTACGTGTTGCTCAAAGGGTTCGATAAAGAAGGATTTCGATTTTTCACCAACTACTCCAGCAGGAAAGGAATCGAGTTG gaaGAAAATCCATTTGCAGCCCTCACTTTCTACTGGGAACCTTTGCTAAAATCT gtTAGGATAGAGGGTGCAGTGAAAAAACTTCCAGCCGAAGCCTCTGATGAATACTTTCAATCTCGACCCCGTAGCAGCCAGATTGGAGCACTCCTTTCA TCTCAGAGCCAAGCAATTTCATCCCGTCAAGTACTGGTTGACGACGAGGAAAAATTGACCAAAGAATACGCCGACGAAAAGAACCCCATTCCAAGACCGGATAAATG GGGAGGTTACGTTGTAATTCCAGAAGTCATCGAGTTTTGGCAAGGGCAGTCTACTAGAATCCATGATCGGATTCGATTTCGACGACCGGCGTCCAGTGAAGAGCCGGACGGTGTCTTGACTCACCAAGGAGACGAAGGTTGGATTTATGAACGCCTTGCTCCGTAA
- the LOC124349231 gene encoding DNA-directed RNA polymerase III subunit RPC7-like isoform X1: MGGRGRGRGNAVSFNIEQLGFGRGEAGPVSVTQPPPLFPSLENRPLPLIKDVENEYILVTQKDLSTRMRNSPFYLKHSEKINSTSYEKELPVLWNRMPAELRDDTFTKRLATGKSKVTLNAKRKKVEDPDKIFAKLEKKERNESEGDGDGDGKEDEDDQDKSDDEKVEMEDDVVEDEDEEMDKDTDYANNYFENGEGYLDDEEGQDDGEAQF, from the exons ATGGGTGGAAGAGGACGAGGGAGAGGAAATGCGGTTTCCTTTAACATTGAGCAATTGGGATTTGGTAGAGGTGAAGCAGGTCCAGTTTCTGTTACTCAACCTCCTCCACTATTCCCCTCTCTAG AAAACAGGCCTCTTCCATTAATTAAAGATGTGGAAAATGAGTATATACTGGTTACCCAAAAGGATTTGAGCACAAGAATGAGGAACTCACCGTTTTACTTGAAACACTCAGAAAA AATCAATAGCACATCTTATGAAAAAGAGCTACCTGTTCTCTGGAATCGAATGCCTGCTGAACTTAGGGATGATACTTTCACTAAGAGGTTAGCAACTGGCAAGTCTAAAGTCACTCTGAATGCTAAAAGGAAGAAAGTTGAAGACCCTGATAAAATTTTTGCCAAgcttgaaaagaaagaaagaaatgaaagtgaAGGGGATGGGGATGGAG ATgggaaagaagatgaagacgatCAAGATAAATCAGATGATGAGAAAGTGGAAATGGAAGATGATGTTgtggaagatgaagatgaagaaatggaTAAAGATACAGACTATgctaataattattttgaaaacggTGAAGGTTATTTGGATGATGAAGAAGGCCAAGATGATGGAGAAGCCCAGTTCTAG
- the LOC124349230 gene encoding pyridoxine-5'-phosphate oxidase-like isoform X1 encodes MLSSRYLIFHLKISLPHPLKNLLGKAMATETSNKSQGIDLGGMRKPYNEKHNTFTEDSLVAKEPIKQFQSWFDVACQTPNILEANAMCLSTASKTGKPSARYVLLKGFDKEGFRFFTNYSSRKGIELEENPFAALTFYWEPLLKSVRIEGAVKKLPAEASDEYFQSRPRSSQIGALLSSQSQAISSRQVLVDDEEKLTKEYADEKNPIPRPDKWGGYVVIPEVIEFWQGQSTRIHDRIRFRRPASSEEPDGVLTHQGDEGWIYERLAP; translated from the exons ATGTTATCATCAAGATACCTAATTTTTCATCTTAAGATCTCTCTCCCTCATCCCTTGAAAAACCTTCTTGGAAAGGCCATGGCGACAGAAACTTCAAATAAATCTCAGGGGATAGACCTAGGAG GAATGCGAAAACCTTACAATGAGAAGCACAACACATTCACTGAGGACAGCCTTGTTGCTAAAGAGCCTATAAAACAATTCCAATCATGGTTTGATGTTGCTTGCCAAACACCAAATATTCTTGAAGCAAATGCCATGTGTTTGTCAACAGCTTCCAA aACAGGGAAACCCTCCGCTCGTTACGTGTTGCTCAAAGGGTTCGATAAAGAAGGATTTCGATTTTTCACCAACTACTCCAGCAGGAAAGGAATCGAGTTG gaaGAAAATCCATTTGCAGCCCTCACTTTCTACTGGGAACCTTTGCTAAAATCT gtTAGGATAGAGGGTGCAGTGAAAAAACTTCCAGCCGAAGCCTCTGATGAATACTTTCAATCTCGACCCCGTAGCAGCCAGATTGGAGCACTCCTTTCA TCTCAGAGCCAAGCAATTTCATCCCGTCAAGTACTGGTTGACGACGAGGAAAAATTGACCAAAGAATACGCCGACGAAAAGAACCCCATTCCAAGACCGGATAAATG GGGAGGTTACGTTGTAATTCCAGAAGTCATCGAGTTTTGGCAAGGGCAGTCTACTAGAATCCATGATCGGATTCGATTTCGACGACCGGCGTCCAGTGAAGAGCCGGACGGTGTCTTGACTCACCAAGGAGACGAAGGTTGGATTTATGAACGCCTTGCTCCGTAA